A region from the Halobellus litoreus genome encodes:
- the thrC gene encoding threonine synthase — translation MSLELTAPAPDAPDVAEDGVWLADIETGETYAPFDEIRYTGEGGNLLEVRYAEPPTFEDFQGQGRGVWRYRAALPFEEGVTLPEGDTPLHEAPRLREDVGVETLRIKHEGMNPTGSFKDRGMTVGVRVAKELGVGRLACASTGNTSAALAAYGARGGMETLVLLPSGKVAAGKIAQAALHDARILEVDGNFDACLDLVQELAARGEVYLLNSLNPFRLEGQKTIGLEILEEFRDDYGRFPDRIVLPVGNAGNTSALYKAFRELVQSGALDPAEVPKLTGVQAEGAAPMVEAIENGWADTQRWEEVETRATAIRIGNPVNAPKALPGIRGTGGTAVAVSDEAITEAQRDLAREGIGVEPASAASVAGLRKLRDRGVVDAGEDVVCLTTGHLLKDPDAAFEAGGKPEPVPNDLDAILDHIGAN, via the coding sequence ATGAGCCTCGAACTCACTGCTCCCGCGCCGGACGCTCCCGACGTCGCCGAGGACGGCGTCTGGCTCGCGGACATCGAGACGGGCGAGACGTACGCTCCCTTCGACGAGATCCGATACACCGGCGAGGGCGGAAACCTGCTCGAAGTGCGCTACGCCGAGCCGCCGACCTTCGAGGACTTTCAGGGCCAGGGTCGCGGCGTCTGGCGCTACCGCGCCGCGCTCCCGTTCGAGGAGGGCGTCACGCTCCCCGAGGGCGACACGCCGCTGCACGAGGCCCCGCGACTCCGCGAGGACGTGGGCGTCGAGACGCTCCGGATCAAACACGAGGGGATGAACCCGACCGGATCGTTCAAGGACCGCGGGATGACCGTCGGCGTCCGCGTCGCGAAGGAACTCGGCGTCGGTCGCCTGGCCTGTGCGTCGACCGGGAACACCTCCGCCGCGCTCGCCGCCTACGGCGCTCGCGGCGGGATGGAGACGCTCGTCCTCCTCCCGTCCGGAAAGGTCGCGGCCGGCAAGATCGCCCAGGCCGCGCTCCACGACGCGCGTATCCTCGAAGTCGACGGCAACTTCGACGCCTGTCTCGACCTGGTGCAGGAACTCGCCGCCCGCGGCGAGGTGTACCTGCTCAACTCGCTGAACCCCTTCCGTCTGGAGGGCCAGAAGACGATCGGTCTGGAGATCTTAGAGGAGTTCCGCGACGACTACGGCCGCTTCCCCGACCGCATCGTCCTGCCCGTCGGCAACGCGGGCAACACCTCTGCGCTGTACAAGGCCTTCCGCGAACTCGTCCAGTCGGGCGCGCTCGACCCCGCTGAGGTGCCGAAACTCACCGGCGTCCAGGCCGAGGGGGCCGCGCCGATGGTCGAGGCGATCGAGAACGGCTGGGCGGACACCCAGCGCTGGGAGGAGGTCGAGACTCGCGCGACGGCGATCCGCATCGGCAACCCGGTCAACGCGCCGAAGGCGCTGCCGGGGATCCGCGGCACCGGCGGCACCGCGGTCGCCGTCTCCGACGAGGCGATCACCGAGGCTCAGCGCGACCTGGCCCGCGAGGGAATCGGCGTCGAACCCGCCTCTGCAGCGTCGGTGGCCGGACTCAGGAAGCTCCGCGACCGCGGCGTCGTCGACGCCGGCGAGGACGTCGTCTGCCTCACGACCGGTCACCTGCTGAAAGATCCCGACGCCGCGTTCGAGGCGGGCGGAAAGCCCGAACCCGTGCCGAACGATCTGGACGCGATCCTCGATCACATCGGCGCGAACTGA
- a CDS encoding ferritin-like domain-containing protein, with translation MTKPTDPDARAAEIAASVKDRLSSEERSRRSFLTRSAIAGGSLLALGGATGSVLGQEDDDSAEGAAAFDDVEGTDVDVLNYALSLEHVENAFYREGLARFSVDEFVGAPSLESYDGDRQTQVFDRIGAIAEQEATHVDVLTQAIELLGGTPVEEDSYDFGVESVGDFLELAQVLENTGVAAYAGAAPFVESPDLLSTALSIHSVEARHAAVLNEVNGESPFANAFDPAQSQQEVLDAIEGLIESDDGDDGDGGDDDDGSGDDDGSGGDDQTTTPGDGTATPGDETATPENGSTTTPGDETTTTPGTETPSTPGTETTVGDATE, from the coding sequence ATGACGAAGCCAACAGACCCAGATGCGCGCGCAGCGGAGATCGCCGCCTCGGTGAAGGACAGACTGAGTTCCGAAGAGCGTTCTCGGCGGAGTTTCCTGACTCGTTCCGCGATCGCCGGCGGGAGCTTGCTGGCGCTCGGTGGAGCGACGGGATCCGTCCTCGGACAGGAAGACGACGACTCGGCGGAGGGAGCCGCAGCCTTCGACGACGTCGAGGGGACGGACGTCGACGTCCTGAACTACGCGTTGTCCCTCGAACACGTCGAGAACGCGTTCTATCGCGAGGGACTGGCGAGGTTCAGCGTGGACGAATTCGTCGGTGCCCCGTCCCTGGAGTCCTACGACGGGGACCGCCAGACCCAGGTGTTCGACCGAATCGGGGCGATCGCCGAGCAGGAAGCCACCCACGTCGACGTGCTCACGCAGGCGATCGAACTGCTCGGCGGGACGCCCGTCGAGGAGGACTCGTACGACTTCGGCGTCGAGAGCGTCGGCGACTTCCTCGAACTCGCGCAGGTCCTCGAGAACACCGGCGTCGCCGCCTACGCGGGCGCAGCCCCGTTCGTCGAGAGTCCGGATCTGCTGTCTACCGCGCTCTCTATCCACAGCGTCGAAGCCCGCCACGCGGCGGTGTTGAACGAGGTCAATGGTGAGTCGCCGTTCGCGAACGCGTTCGATCCGGCCCAGTCACAGCAGGAGGTGCTCGACGCCATCGAGGGGCTCATCGAGTCCGACGACGGAGACGATGGCGACGGCGGAGACGATGACGACGGGAGCGGCGACGACGACGGAAGCGGCGGAGACGACCAAACGACGACGCCAGGCGACGGTACTGCCACCCCCGGGGACGAAACGGCGACTCCCGAAAACGGGTCGACGACCACGCCAGGAGACGAGACGACTACGACACCGGGGACCGAGACGCCCTCCACCCCGGGCACCGAGACGACGGTCGGGGACGCGACGGAGTAG